In the genome of Pseudoliparis swirei isolate HS2019 ecotype Mariana Trench chromosome 3, NWPU_hadal_v1, whole genome shotgun sequence, one region contains:
- the LOC130191682 gene encoding lysophosphatidic acid receptor 6-like, producing MSDSMNQSIMHCNKSDNFKYPLYSWVFSLVFILGFILNMLAVYIFGCTLKLRNETTTYMINLVVSDSLFVLSLPFRIVYFITRDWTFGSVLCKISVALFYTNMYSSILFLTCISVDRFLAIVHPFRSQAIRTKRNAKLACCAVWVLVLSGSIPTGFLLDTTSPNSSKNYCFENYSRKQWKAELSKVVVFIETVGFIIPLILNVFCSVMVLRTLSKPQTLNRGGSVNTKKILRMIVVHLLIFCFCFIPYNVNLIFYAMVRSNVLTGCKAEDVVRTIYPIALCIAVTNCCFDPVIYYFTSETIQSSIKRKSTVWHKGAKLFDRLQMDSSQSSPITTPKHLTLTTQTTKAFDSESTI from the coding sequence ATGTCTGACAGCATGAATCAATCAATCATGCATTGCAACAAGAGTGATAACTTCAAGTACCCTCTGTATAGCTGGGTTTTTAGCCTGGTGTTTATACTTGGATTCATCTTAAACATGCTGGCTGTTTACATTTTTGGCTGCACACTGAAGCTGCGGAACGAGACCACGACATACATGATAAACCTCGTGGTTTCAGACTCTCTCTTCGTCCTGAGCCTGCCTTTTCGGATCGTTTACTTCATCACGCGCGACTGGACATTTGGAAGTGTGCTGTGCAAGATCTCCGTGGCCCTGTTCTACACCAACATGTACAGCagcatcctcttcctcacctgcaTCAGCGTGGACCGGTTCCTGGCTATTGTGCACCCGTTCAGGTCCCAAGCGATACGTACCAAGAGGAACGCCAAACTGGCCTGCTGTGCCGTTTGGGTTTTGGTTCTTTCCGGAAGTATACCTACTGGGTTCCTTCTGGACACCACTTCACCCAACTCCTCCAAAAACTACTGCTTTGAAAACTACTCCAGAAAACAGTGGAAGGCCGAGCTGTCCAAGGTGGTGGTGTTCATTGAGACTGTTGGCTTCATCATCCCGCTGATACTCAACGTGTTCTGCTCGGTCATGGTGCTGCGGACACTGAGTAAACCCCAAACCCTCAACCGCGGAGGGTCCGTCAACACGAAAAAGATCTTGAGGATGATCGTCGTGCATCTGCTCatcttctgcttctgcttcaTTCCCTACAACGTTAATCTCATCTTCTATGCCATGGTCCGCTCCAACGTCCTAACGGGGTGCAAGGCAGAAGATGTGGTCAGAACCATCTACCCCATTGCTCTGTGCATAGCAGTGACCAACTGCTGCTTTGATCCAGTCATTTACTACTTCACTTCGGAGACCATCCAGAGCTCCATCAAACGCAAGTCCACCGTCTGGCACAAAGGGGCCAAGCTATTCGACAGGCTACAGATGGACAGCTCACAAAGCAGTCCAATCACAACACCCAAACACCTGACCCTGACGACTCAGACAACCAAAGCGTTTGACAGTGAGTCGACAATCTAG
- the LOC130191683 gene encoding lysophosphatidic acid receptor 6-like, which translates to MRATQRFKVSSLSWAMELWNMTDVPSEPFSALSNCTVDTSYRFTFYQVSYGVIFLLGLATNGLALRRLCLSPGTMNSTAVYMVSLSVADLFFVISLPLRIYYYRQKAGASSSKTGDSSSWTQGAAYCHLTFILKYISLYGGIFFLVCIAVDRYFAVVHPLSSTRRRLRVARLVSGGIWCLVLVLSVSLPLLHLAATRPHQPCLPDPSSQRHRTVILVSLGLVLGSFLLPALLLLCSYCRVLSVLRKPRHRQRRSRRHTLTIIYWVLGIFLLCFVPYHINLLGYTLTHVGLLHHCGLAKVTKAVHPVVLLLASSNCCLNPLVYYFSSSLVHKEALGCGGSGSQ; encoded by the coding sequence ATGAGAGCGACGCAGCGATTTAAAGTCAGCTCATTATCTTGGGCCATGGAGTTGTGGAATATGACCGATGTGCCAAGCGAGCCATTCTCTGCTCTGTCGAACTGCACCGTGGACACCAGCTACCGCTTCACCTTCTACCAAGTGTCCTACGGCGTCATCTTCCTGCTGGGGCTGGCCACCAACGGCCTGGCTCTGCGCAGACTGTGTCTATCTCCCGGCACCATGAACAGCACCGCCGTTTACATGGTCAGCCTGTCAGTTGCCGACTTGTTTTTCGTAATCTCTCTGCCCCTGAGGATCTACTACTACCGCCAAAAGGCCGGAGCCTCGTCCTCCAAGACGGGAGACTCGTCTAGTTGGACTCAGGGAGCGGCATACTGCCACCTCACCTTCATCCTCAAATACATCAGCCTGTATGGGGGAATCTTCTTCCTGGTGTGCATTGCCGTGGACCGTTACTTTGCCGTGGTGCACCCGCTCTCCTCCACACGCCGCCGGCTGCGGGTCGCACGGCTGGTCAGTGGGGGGATCTGGTGCCTGGTGCTGGTGCTCAGTGTGAGTCTGCCTCTGCTGCACTTGGCAGCCACTCGCCCACACCAGCCCTGTCTGCCCGACCCGTCCTCGCAACGCCATCGCACCGTCATCCTGGTATCCCTGGGCTTAGTCCTGGGGTCATTCCTGCTGCCCgctttgctgctcctctgcagctACTGCAGAGTGCTGAGCGTGCTTCGCAAGCCGAGACACCGCCAGCGCCGCAGCCGTCGGCACACGCTCACGATTATTTACTGGGTGCTCGGCATCTTCCTGCTGTGCTTCGTCCCCTATCACATCAACCTGCTGGgatacacgctcacacatgtgGGGCTGCTGCACCATTGTGGTCTGGCCAAGGTGACCAAGGCTGTGCACCCCGTGGTGTTATTACTCGCTAGCTCCAATTGCTGCCTCAACCCACTTGTCTACTATTTCTCCAGCAGCCTGGTGCACAAGGAGGCACTCGGTTGCGGAGGCAGTGGCAGCCAGTGA